In the Ptychodera flava strain L36383 chromosome 1, AS_Pfla_20210202, whole genome shotgun sequence genome, gatCCGGGCCATCGGTATCTAGTTcatgtaatttattcaaaatagaAGAACCGCCGTATCCCTTGAGGCTGTGAAAGTAGATTGGAATGGTTGTCGGTTGTCTGCACCTTTCACAATGGTAGATAGTGGAATGCTCCTCCCATTGCTCCTATCTGGTGTGTGGTCCCTTCTTACATGCAACGCAAGTCTGGCACTCCGCCCCCTTTTTAGAAGGTCTTTCATTAGTATGACTTTCCAATAGTATGATTCCGAATAGATATCACcccttttcttcatattctTTAgtaattctgtaacacaggagaggccCGTGTATGTtcttttatggtaaatttttgGCTCACTGCCCGGCCATCGTTCAATTATAACATACGAAAtgcaaattggaatgtgcaggCCGGTGCCCTTCTCAAtgattgcctcagtatctgatACACGACGTAGGGGCAAAccaccttcttccgatgtccttcgaattgacacacttccttaggaaaaattGGCTGAGCGATGTCTGtcccacagtacacctgatgtacTTCCAACTCTTCTGTTGATGCATAACCTCGCTTACAacccatacaaatacacttctgcctgtgcttattcttacgattattattagaattaagaagacgatttaatGCACTACTTGGTAAATAGTGGCCCCTTTGGAACGTGCCTTCACCAACTATCAGTCAGATATTGGCTATCTGTGCTGCGTCTCCTGGTTCGGAAGGGTcccactatataacacagttatgccaGACgggcgggatcattttcgtgaATAGACAATCCTTGTAACTTTGTGCCCGGactttgctgctcgaagcgcttgtACACGGTCAGATCAGCGGGCGTAGGAAATAGTATTCCATCCCAACTGTAATTGGCCACAAACGGGGTGTATGTATTCCTGTGCTTCCTTACCTGACCACTCCTCTTTTTGAAAACTCGACATCACCTAATTTCAAACTTGCCACGACTGCGTAATGGAAGCAGTTCTCGCTACCGCAAGGCAGAATTAGATTACTCatgcatttcttttttttaacaaTTGAGGCAGTTGAATTGGGCTGTCGCATAAGCTGCTGGCCCCAAGTGTAAGTTCTGCCAgttttactttaaaataaaGTATCTCCTCGGGAACGAGGCAGGAACCCTCAACAGTTTCAGCTTTATCACGCATTTCATTGTAGCATTTTACTAATTGTTGTTTCACGTCCGATTCCGATTCTCCCACCTCTTTTGTATATATACCTTCATATCTAGCATTGTATGTACGAGTTTGTACACTTAGATCTTTTGGACTTTTAAATTTGACTGCATTTCTGTATAAACGGAGtacatttttctttctttggccatgCCTTTGATATCGATTGATGGGATGTCTGCGACTCGCTCAACTtcgggaaaatattttttctaaaacTGATTCGTTGAATACTTTTTTAAAGTGACGCCTTTTGTGGTAATTATAGTACTTCCAAAGGCATAAGATAAACAGAGGTCCAGCGTCACCATTTCCTCAAATTTCTTTATTAATTCGTCTCTAAGACCATGATATCTAACCTCTGTTTTTTACCGAATGGGTTTTCTGAAGCAAATCCGTGGCCTGAAGAATATGTTATATCTGAGTGAGTCATGGTGTATGAGTAGTTCTGTGTGTTTAGGTTCCTATTTATATCAAGTTGGTGTATATCGGCCGATTGGCTTATCTGATATTCACTCACGACTGGCTCTGTCATAAATGTCCTATATATATCCTAGAaaaattttttacaagaaatgtGTATGCTAGATTATCAAAATCCACTTTTATAtctttgtcagcatttatttgttataACATCTtgcttattattatacatctatcATTGAGAacaaaagccgtacggaacgccgcGCCGTTGCGTAACACTTAGTTTCAAGGCACCCAAAGCACAAGCCCTTAAACTACCTTGATCAATCCCACTTGCGCACGCTCACAAGAACGGTTTCAAGGTACCCCtctacatgtaaacaataatgtCTGCtcccatgaaaatgaaaacaaaacgtCGCGTGAATAGATCAACACACACGATAACAATACACAGACAGACcaaattcttgaaaaaaatatatgtaaattgatttcaaataaaaatgaaacagaattttttcaaaagtataacttcacGGCAATGTTTATTCCTGTGATGTAACTGCGCGAGCTCGAGCTCCATCAGTCAGACGATCAGATTTGCAGCACACATAAAGTTCATGTAAACGTTTCCCGAACACAAATCTTGTTTTTCGAGCTTAATTTTGTTGTATTTCTGTCAGTAATTCAAAAGCATGGATGGTGATAATTACTCTGACGATGGCGAGTACGACTGGGATTCACTGCAGTGGCTGAGTTACAAACGGGACGCATTTTACTACATCGACAATGCGAGCGATGTACACCCAAACACTTCATCATCAACTTGAAGTACGGGAACCAGTGTGCCGGTACAACCGTTATAACAGTAAATACCAATCACAGCCTGAACCAGCAATCAGAAACAGCAACCCTGTCATTGCTTCAACTCGAGTTCAACAAACATTTACTCCATCTGATTTCATCGCAGATAACGATATGTAGGAAATATTCTGCTTGGCCAAAGATATCGCTTGTAGTGACAGAGCACACAAAGAAAACCAAGTTGACAAAGATATACGTAAATTTGTTGACGGACAGAAAAACGAGAACACcaagaaaaagacaaaatatgaaataaatatctTCCGACGTTTTCTGCAACAGAGCAACGAGTTCAGAGAAATCAACACTATCCAACCATCTCAGTTAGACTCATTCCTTCAACGTTATTTCTATTCAGCGAGAAAGTCTGACGGCGGCCTCTACAAACCGGATACCCTGTCATCCTGTCATAGAAGCATTGAGCGATTTCTGAGGGAAAACAGCTACGAATTTTCCACCACACAAAGTAGAGAGTTTACGAAGTCAAGAGAAGTGCTGAGTGCAAAAAGAAAAAGTCTTAAGAAAGAAGGGAAAGGAAACAGACCGAATAAAGCTGAAGCACTCACGGCTACGGAAGAAGAGATGCTGTGGGAGAGCGGTCAACTTGGCGGTCACAACGCAAAGTCTCTCCTAAACACAATATGGTACTATAACACCAAATGTTTCGGCTTACGCGGAAGGGACGAACACTACAAAATGAAATGGGGTGATGtggaactgaaaaaaaatacagaaggCAGAGAATATCTGGAGTATAAAGAACGTGACACTAAAACAAGTTCCGGGCAAGTTAACAACCAACGGCCGTTTAAACCTGTAATGTTCGCGACAGATGACCCCTCTCGATGACCAgtaaacatgtacaaaatatttcGACAACATCGACCGGAACAAACTCTAACACAAGAATCGAACTATTACATG is a window encoding:
- the LOC139142929 gene encoding uncharacterized protein KIAA1958-like, which produces MDGDNYSDDGEYDWDSLQWLSYKRDAFYYIDNASDSNEFREINTIQPSQLDSFLQRYFYSARKSDGGLYKPDTLSSCHRSIERFLRENSYEFSTTQSREFTKSREVLSAKRKSLKKEGKGNRPNKAEALTATEEEMLWESGQLGGHNAKSLLNTIWYYNTKCFGLRGRDEHYKMKWGDVELKKNTEGREYLEYKERDTKTSSGQVNNQRPFKPVMFATDDPSR